A region from the Mycoplasmopsis bovigenitalium genome encodes:
- a CDS encoding LemA family protein: MSNQLDEMNGPTLENGRDVNVINQRIPVKIGAGTKAFIVILWLLFIIPGLIFMLKKVRARTYLAQVEQKMQHNASQIDNYLEQRVIIMQNMASIVAKSVELDKDVMKTVAAYRSGVNINEDTRNDVATNIDTTIRGLHLQIENYPELKAHSALRDAIQQNSYLQKEITAAREIYNDTILEWNSAIQEWPTKMVVAAEKGYTTRIPFATSSEVKQQARQNFFE; this comes from the coding sequence ATGTCAAATCAATTAGATGAAATGAATGGCCCAACATTAGAAAATGGTCGTGATGTTAATGTTATAAATCAAAGAATACCTGTTAAAATTGGGGCAGGAACTAAAGCATTTATTGTTATTTTATGACTATTATTTATTATTCCTGGGCTAATTTTTATGCTTAAAAAAGTTCGGGCAAGAACATATCTAGCACAAGTTGAACAAAAAATGCAACACAATGCTTCTCAAATTGATAACTACCTAGAACAAAGAGTTATTATTATGCAAAATATGGCAAGCATTGTTGCAAAATCTGTAGAGCTAGACAAAGATGTTATGAAAACTGTCGCTGCATATCGTAGTGGTGTAAACATTAATGAAGACACAAGAAATGATGTTGCAACAAATATTGATACAACCATCAGAGGCTTACATCTACAAATTGAAAACTACCCAGAACTAAAAGCACACAGCGCACTTAGAGATGCAATACAACAAAACTCATACCTACAAAAAGAAATTACAGCAGCTCGTGAAATTTACAACGACACTATTCTAGAATGAAACAGCGCAATTCAAGAATGACCTACAAAAATGGTTGTTGCTGCGGAAAAAGGTTACACAACCAGAATTCCATTTGCTACAAGCTCAGAAGTTAAACAACAAGCAAGACAAAACTTTTTTGAATAA
- a CDS encoding MAG1210 family protein: MQNEKTIDQPLKEFGQYDELNNQIIDKHFQYFVEKSNINVEQNIEQVKKINKTEAKLASVNNHLKGLITGSIFNIIGIVASSITAIVGLIFVIKYAILPKSQMFIGGIISLLLGITLFVLLLVNQILNINKKIKLTKNEKNKVEKLLFDEKEIAYNQTLPLRLLFKPGTKFKILSESLPIIKFNRSLKMSDIANLKNKYGYIDESYDAEKMATYVQSGSIYGNPFIIKTEKSHQIIDKTYHGTLTIQYSETYTNYDGKVSQRTVTEVLHAQVIKPYPLFTDTSWITFFSMAAPNLSFSRNSQKIHELSENQRKSLVKKTQKQIDKRKNTDRNFTALANTKFEAYWNAPNRDNELEFRLLFTPLAQQNLCDLLENNQIGVGDTFSFHKNKKVTQIFHDILQNINLIDNRHDFYEYSFNTIKEKFYKFNKECFRKIYWAFSPYFSIPIYQQTKDFDWEFDNSNTSPLSALEVESQINLLPRKLFDNPNTKTQSILKTVHITKGENIQESYVYSLGYDVFKRVDYVPVRGGDGAIHHVPVHWDEYIEQINKTKIELVPFENQVVDEDWEEKNKKFITNDSYISSGSIIKVLLLSNLPE; encoded by the coding sequence ATGCAAAATGAAAAAACAATAGATCAGCCTTTAAAAGAATTTGGTCAATACGATGAGCTGAATAATCAAATAATTGACAAACATTTCCAATATTTTGTTGAAAAATCCAATATTAATGTTGAACAAAACATTGAACAAGTTAAAAAAATTAATAAAACCGAAGCGAAATTAGCTTCAGTAAATAATCATCTAAAAGGATTGATAACAGGCTCAATTTTTAACATAATAGGTATAGTTGCATCCTCGATTACAGCAATTGTTGGTTTGATATTTGTGATAAAGTACGCGATTTTACCAAAATCGCAAATGTTTATTGGCGGAATCATTTCATTATTGCTTGGAATAACATTATTTGTTTTACTTCTTGTTAATCAAATTCTTAACATTAATAAAAAAATAAAATTAACTAAAAATGAAAAAAATAAAGTAGAAAAACTACTTTTTGATGAAAAAGAAATTGCATATAATCAGACACTTCCATTAAGATTATTATTCAAACCAGGAACAAAATTTAAAATTTTGTCAGAATCATTACCAATAATCAAATTTAATAGAAGCTTAAAAATGTCTGATATTGCCAATTTAAAAAATAAATATGGTTATATAGATGAGTCATATGACGCTGAAAAAATGGCAACCTATGTTCAATCCGGCTCAATTTATGGAAATCCATTTATTATAAAGACTGAAAAATCACACCAAATTATTGATAAAACATATCATGGCACATTGACCATCCAATACAGTGAAACATACACAAACTACGATGGAAAAGTTTCTCAAAGAACAGTTACTGAAGTATTACATGCTCAAGTCATAAAACCTTATCCGCTTTTCACAGATACATCTTGAATAACATTTTTCTCAATGGCGGCGCCTAATTTATCATTTTCAAGAAATTCCCAAAAAATACATGAATTGTCAGAAAACCAAAGAAAATCATTAGTTAAAAAGACACAAAAACAGATTGATAAACGCAAAAATACTGATCGCAATTTCACCGCGCTTGCTAACACAAAATTTGAAGCTTACTGAAATGCTCCAAACAGAGATAATGAGCTTGAATTTAGATTATTATTCACACCACTTGCACAACAAAATTTATGTGACTTGCTTGAAAATAATCAAATAGGTGTAGGAGATACATTCTCATTTCATAAAAATAAAAAAGTAACTCAAATATTCCATGACATATTGCAAAACATAAATTTAATTGATAATCGACATGATTTTTATGAATATTCATTTAATACAATTAAAGAAAAATTTTACAAATTCAACAAGGAGTGCTTTAGAAAAATTTATTGAGCATTTTCTCCATATTTTTCAATCCCAATTTATCAGCAAACAAAAGATTTTGATTGAGAATTCGACAACTCAAATACTTCACCATTAAGTGCATTAGAAGTTGAAAGTCAAATTAATCTTTTACCAAGAAAACTATTCGATAATCCAAACACAAAAACACAATCAATATTAAAAACAGTTCACATAACTAAAGGCGAAAATATTCAAGAATCATATGTTTATTCGCTAGGTTATGATGTATTCAAAAGAGTTGACTATGTACCAGTTCGAGGTGGTGATGGCGCAATTCACCATGTTCCAGTTCATTGAGATGAATATATTGAACAAATAAATAAAACAAAAATTGAATTAGTTCCTTTTGAAAATCAAGTGGTTGATGAAGATTGAGAAGAAAAAAACAAAAAATTCATTACCAATGACTCTTATATTTCAAGTGGTTCAATCATTAAAGTTTTATTGTTGTCTAATCTTCCAGAATAA
- the lepA gene encoding translation elongation factor 4, with protein MDKSKIRNFAIIAHIDHGKSTLADRILELTQTVAKRDLEEQILDTMDLERERGITIKLNAVQIKYKDYIFHLIDTPGHVDFTYEVSRSLAATEGALLIVDATQGIEAQTLANVYLAIENNLTIIPIINKIDLPSADIERTKEEIERVIGLDCSNAVAISAKTGLNIEQVLEAIEKYIPAPVEADDNKPLQALIFDSYFDEYRGVVMLVRIVQGQLKKNDKIQFMSNGKLNQVSELGVKSPWEVKKDVLRAGEVGWVAATIRDAREVSVGDTITLAEMPAEKPLPGYKKKQPVVFTGFYPIDTRDYMELKESLEKISLSDSSISWEQETSKALGFGFRVGFLGMLHMEILQERLNREYAISVIATSPSVEYKVYKTDGTLEMISNPSLLPDKTYIDRIEEPYIFATIIVPDNFIGNVMDLCQNKRGVYKDMESLDGNRSKITYEMPLAEIVVDFFDRLKSSTKGYASFEYDLFGYKETDLVKVDVLLNGDKIDAFTIITHRDNAYPRARELCQKLKEAIPRQNFEVPVQAAIGGKIIARETIKAYRKDVTAKLYGGDVTRRQKLLKKQKEGKKRMKMLGSVEVPQEAFLKILKTNIEN; from the coding sequence GTGGACAAAAGTAAAATTCGAAATTTTGCCATAATTGCGCATATTGACCATGGAAAAAGTACATTAGCTGACCGTATTTTAGAACTTACGCAAACAGTTGCAAAACGTGATCTAGAAGAGCAAATTTTAGACACAATGGACTTAGAAAGAGAACGCGGAATAACAATTAAATTAAACGCAGTTCAAATCAAGTATAAAGATTACATTTTTCATTTGATAGACACTCCTGGGCACGTTGACTTTACTTATGAGGTTTCGCGTTCTCTAGCTGCTACCGAGGGTGCACTTTTAATTGTTGATGCTACTCAAGGGATAGAAGCACAAACTCTTGCTAATGTTTATTTAGCAATTGAAAATAACTTGACAATTATCCCAATAATCAACAAAATTGATTTGCCTTCAGCAGACATCGAGAGAACTAAAGAAGAAATTGAAAGAGTTATTGGTCTTGATTGCTCGAATGCTGTAGCAATTTCAGCAAAAACTGGACTAAATATTGAACAAGTTCTTGAAGCTATTGAAAAATATATTCCAGCGCCAGTTGAGGCAGATGACAATAAACCTTTACAAGCATTGATATTCGACTCATACTTTGATGAGTATCGCGGCGTTGTTATGTTAGTGAGAATTGTTCAAGGTCAATTGAAAAAAAATGACAAAATTCAATTTATGTCCAATGGAAAATTGAATCAAGTTTCCGAGCTTGGTGTGAAAAGTCCTTGAGAAGTTAAAAAAGATGTATTGCGCGCTGGCGAAGTTGGTTGAGTAGCCGCCACAATTCGCGATGCTCGCGAAGTTAGTGTTGGTGACACTATAACTCTTGCAGAAATGCCGGCGGAAAAACCATTGCCAGGTTACAAGAAAAAACAACCCGTAGTTTTCACTGGATTTTACCCAATTGATACAAGAGACTACATGGAATTAAAAGAAAGTTTGGAAAAAATTTCTTTATCAGATTCATCAATATCTTGAGAGCAAGAAACATCAAAAGCGCTTGGTTTTGGTTTTAGAGTTGGTTTTTTAGGCATGTTGCATATGGAAATTTTGCAAGAACGACTAAATCGAGAATACGCAATTTCAGTAATTGCAACTTCACCATCAGTTGAGTACAAAGTTTATAAAACTGACGGAACATTAGAAATGATATCTAATCCATCTTTATTACCTGATAAAACATACATTGACCGCATTGAAGAACCATATATTTTTGCAACAATTATTGTGCCAGATAACTTTATTGGAAATGTTATGGACTTGTGTCAAAATAAACGAGGCGTTTACAAAGACATGGAATCATTAGATGGGAATCGTAGCAAAATTACTTATGAAATGCCACTTGCCGAAATTGTCGTTGACTTTTTTGACAGATTAAAAAGCTCAACAAAAGGTTATGCATCATTTGAATATGACTTATTTGGCTATAAAGAAACTGATTTAGTAAAAGTTGATGTTTTACTAAATGGTGACAAAATTGACGCCTTTACAATCATTACTCACCGTGATAACGCTTATCCAAGAGCTAGAGAACTTTGCCAAAAATTAAAAGAAGCAATCCCAAGACAAAACTTTGAAGTCCCTGTTCAGGCTGCAATTGGCGGAAAAATCATTGCACGTGAAACAATTAAAGCATATCGAAAAGATGTTACTGCTAAGCTTTATGGTGGAGATGTAACCCGCCGTCAAAAACTTCTTAAAAAACAAAAAGAAGGTAAAAAACGTATGAAAATGCTAGGTTCAGTTGAAGTTCCGCAAGAAGCATTTTTAAAAATTTTAAAAACAAATATTGAGAACTAA
- a CDS encoding phosphotransferase family protein yields MKIKIDKGHTNISYREGDVFVQQKMRNGFNHGIDYSLLKQFDFVPKLIENEFNTIKWEFIEGYEPQINFDNIELIAKQIKIIHNSKLKFPKNNIAARIKSYRKTFNELKQNVPVLNDFYRSINQTLAKMDRSTPLHNDLWPFNMIENNGKIYFVDWEYATMGDKHFELAYIIESSNMSKDLEQKFLEAYGEYNPLFLLRHKMLVNYIVILWVHTQTPAPFNTEMYQQRIYDYAIELKKMTGN; encoded by the coding sequence ATGAAAATTAAAATAGATAAAGGACATACTAATATTTCTTATCGCGAAGGCGATGTTTTTGTGCAACAAAAAATGCGCAACGGCTTCAATCACGGGATTGATTATTCATTACTCAAACAATTTGATTTTGTTCCCAAACTTATTGAAAATGAATTCAATACGATAAAATGAGAATTTATTGAAGGTTATGAACCACAAATAAATTTTGACAACATTGAATTAATTGCAAAACAAATTAAAATCATCCATAATTCAAAATTAAAATTCCCAAAAAATAATATTGCCGCTAGAATAAAAAGCTATCGCAAAACTTTTAATGAACTAAAACAAAATGTTCCTGTTTTAAATGATTTTTATCGCTCAATAAACCAAACGCTAGCAAAAATGGACCGCTCAACTCCACTTCATAATGATTTGTGGCCATTCAATATGATTGAAAATAATGGCAAAATTTACTTTGTTGATTGAGAATATGCCACAATGGGAGATAAACATTTTGAGTTGGCATACATAATCGAATCAAGCAATATGAGTAAAGATTTGGAACAAAAATTTTTAGAGGCTTATGGCGAATATAATCCATTATTTTTATTGCGTCATAAAATGCTAGTAAATTACATTGTAATTTTATGAGTTCACACTCAAACTCCTGCACCATTTAACACTGAAATGTATCAGCAAAGAATATATGATTATGCAATTGAACTCAAAAAAATGACTGGCAATTAG
- a CDS encoding DEAD/DEAH box helicase, producing the protein MFTENEKKYKAILANLLDVAPNDSAVLTKVDNKYNFDLFKLFGQNVCNEIYYKSNFEVDIIEEKLSVAADQIAQCTQADEVIEILNRFDIEHENKIKGLKRDFISTKARIIEELQKQFQKQSVKWKMFLTKAKEVNEQSNTWPIHIGFMFVKVKIEDKAVYGPLFLKEVNLVIENARPKLQSAGDIKPNEKLLFLLTNANFDFDTNFDISELSIDEVVKRVRGVWSKIYTNIPKPTSIFNNYLSEEIVNESVEFCPGMVLGLFQPSGGYIRNRMMQIIKNNELNSIFTSDFRKAIHSKRIDDYLFDERKSLFKITPTNYSQDKAIASSLLQNTLIWGPPGTGKSQTIVNLLANILVYKKTALVCSQKKAALDVILKRLGSLRIFCLPILYSRANANKKAFYKPLQQYIDFLEYFNEENKLKRLSIINKSEKDFVDKIGELKQNPRFDSVAKILSRIKPYFEKLTFEAWNLLFQLPNILVYPEIVKFESLREAQKWMLKNNKVQWSFFSQKRRKVSQTTEKIFNIFNNTGLNVSELTQIVSELEPDDFNLIKNMLEITNIKQNELISDENELKKYIATYIIERMENLTQEEKEQYTEFSSTIRTAKLEPYKFINYFTSLIKKMFPIVIITPEVDMSSWEKNEFDYAILDESSQIFVEKGLPVVYLAKTKVLAGDQEQMKPSNWFGIRVNDDETVYGMTESLLDFGQAVKIHNILLNKNYRSNHAALMTFSSKHFYNSDLDVIDSGLVESNSKPVEVIEANGVWENNQNLVETQIALNLTKDSLNNYEKIILLCFNSKQQEYLTKTIFEKYPELEIAMKNETLLLRNIENIQGDEADLVIAMVGYDKNATIHSTYVGRPGGKNALNVAISRAKDKMIVVKSLKSEDVKITTENENLYAFKKWLEFLELNDEQRKDFLNISKKRKLNSDSEFAIEESELFIEIENYLHQISDGKNWISIHKHQTLGTINVDFLIKQNGQNAFVIIVDNFDYSGSYDKYLQFNDLCKFIETKKYDLFKVSKLNWHELSSRIKEKIYSFTEIQTTNEVFEPNNESQTTINKIEEENIVTSVEQYKNNLRHDTENYDILEGEEENFVEEKNNTDLFYDNASITQEQIDEELDKFTNEINEDELTNSMEKSLFRENSTQQNQLNDNAQNDDFFTSETQITQSNDSMNFEISEDNQTDEYSLTAEKNAMNNVFDK; encoded by the coding sequence ATGTTCACAGAAAACGAAAAAAAATATAAGGCAATTTTAGCTAATTTACTTGATGTTGCGCCAAATGATAGTGCTGTTTTGACCAAGGTAGATAATAAATATAATTTTGACTTATTTAAATTATTTGGACAAAATGTTTGCAATGAAATATATTACAAAAGTAACTTTGAAGTTGATATTATTGAAGAAAAATTAAGTGTTGCTGCGGACCAAATTGCGCAATGCACTCAAGCTGATGAAGTTATTGAGATTTTAAATCGTTTTGATATCGAACACGAGAATAAAATCAAGGGACTTAAAAGAGATTTTATTTCAACCAAAGCAAGAATTATTGAAGAGTTACAAAAACAATTTCAAAAGCAATCTGTTAAGTGAAAAATGTTTTTAACTAAAGCTAAAGAAGTTAATGAACAAAGCAACACTTGACCTATTCACATTGGTTTTATGTTTGTAAAAGTAAAAATTGAAGATAAAGCCGTTTATGGACCACTATTTTTAAAGGAAGTAAACTTAGTTATCGAGAATGCTAGACCAAAATTGCAATCAGCTGGGGATATTAAACCTAATGAAAAATTACTTTTCTTACTAACCAATGCCAATTTTGATTTTGATACAAACTTTGATATTTCAGAACTATCCATTGATGAAGTGGTCAAAAGAGTGCGTGGAGTTTGGTCAAAAATTTATACTAATATTCCTAAACCAACAAGTATTTTTAATAATTATTTAAGCGAAGAGATTGTAAATGAATCTGTTGAATTTTGCCCTGGGATGGTGCTTGGTTTATTCCAACCTTCTGGTGGCTATATAAGAAATAGAATGATGCAAATAATCAAAAATAACGAATTAAATTCGATATTTACTTCCGATTTTCGGAAAGCAATCCATTCAAAAAGAATTGATGATTATTTATTCGATGAGCGCAAAAGTTTGTTCAAAATAACTCCAACAAACTATAGTCAAGACAAGGCAATTGCTTCTTCATTGTTGCAAAATACATTGATTTGAGGCCCTCCGGGCACAGGTAAATCGCAAACAATTGTAAATTTACTTGCAAATATCCTAGTTTATAAAAAAACAGCACTAGTTTGTTCTCAGAAAAAAGCGGCACTTGATGTTATTTTAAAAAGACTTGGTTCATTGAGAATATTTTGTTTGCCTATTTTGTATTCAAGGGCTAATGCGAACAAAAAAGCTTTCTATAAACCTTTACAACAATACATAGATTTTCTTGAATATTTTAATGAAGAAAACAAGCTAAAAAGATTGTCAATTATTAATAAAAGCGAAAAAGACTTTGTTGATAAAATTGGTGAATTAAAACAAAATCCACGCTTTGATTCAGTTGCTAAAATTTTAAGTAGAATTAAGCCGTATTTTGAAAAATTAACTTTTGAGGCATGAAATCTACTGTTTCAATTACCAAATATTTTAGTTTATCCAGAGATTGTCAAATTCGAATCTCTTAGAGAAGCTCAAAAATGAATGTTAAAAAATAACAAAGTGCAATGGTCATTTTTCTCACAAAAAAGAAGAAAAGTTTCACAAACTACTGAAAAAATATTCAATATTTTCAATAATACAGGTCTTAATGTTTCCGAACTAACTCAAATTGTAAGCGAACTTGAACCAGATGATTTTAACTTAATCAAAAACATGCTTGAAATTACCAATATCAAGCAAAATGAATTGATTAGTGATGAAAATGAATTAAAAAAATATATTGCAACATATATTATTGAGCGAATGGAAAATCTTACTCAAGAAGAAAAAGAGCAATACACTGAATTTTCTTCAACAATAAGAACAGCTAAATTAGAGCCATATAAATTTATTAACTACTTTACTTCATTAATTAAAAAAATGTTCCCAATTGTTATTATTACCCCTGAAGTTGATATGTCAAGTTGAGAAAAAAATGAATTTGACTATGCAATTTTAGATGAATCAAGCCAAATATTTGTTGAAAAAGGATTGCCTGTTGTATATTTAGCAAAAACTAAAGTTTTAGCAGGTGACCAAGAACAAATGAAGCCTTCTAACTGATTTGGAATCAGGGTTAATGATGATGAAACAGTTTACGGAATGACCGAATCATTGCTAGACTTTGGTCAAGCTGTCAAAATCCATAATATTTTACTTAACAAAAACTATCGTTCAAATCATGCTGCATTAATGACATTTAGTTCTAAACATTTTTACAATTCTGACTTAGATGTTATTGATTCGGGATTGGTTGAATCAAATTCAAAACCTGTTGAAGTAATCGAGGCGAATGGAGTATGAGAAAATAACCAAAACCTTGTTGAAACTCAAATAGCCCTTAATTTAACTAAAGATTCATTAAACAATTACGAAAAAATCATTCTATTGTGCTTCAATAGTAAACAACAAGAATATTTAACAAAAACAATTTTTGAAAAATATCCTGAATTGGAAATTGCAATGAAAAATGAAACTTTATTACTTAGAAATATTGAAAATATTCAAGGCGATGAAGCTGACTTGGTTATTGCAATGGTTGGATATGATAAGAATGCAACTATTCACTCAACATATGTTGGTCGTCCAGGCGGTAAAAATGCATTAAACGTGGCGATTTCTCGTGCAAAAGATAAAATGATTGTTGTTAAATCATTAAAATCCGAAGATGTTAAAATAACTACTGAAAATGAAAATCTTTATGCTTTTAAAAAGTGGCTCGAATTCCTAGAATTAAATGATGAACAAAGAAAAGACTTTTTAAATATCAGTAAAAAAAGAAAATTAAATAGTGATTCTGAATTCGCAATTGAAGAAAGCGAATTATTTATAGAAATTGAAAATTATTTACACCAAATTTCAGATGGAAAGAATTGAATTTCTATTCATAAACATCAAACACTAGGTACAATAAATGTTGACTTTTTAATTAAACAAAATGGTCAAAATGCATTTGTAATTATTGTTGATAATTTCGATTATTCCGGAAGTTATGATAAATATTTACAGTTTAATGACTTGTGCAAATTTATTGAAACCAAGAAATATGATTTGTTCAAGGTTTCTAAACTTAATTGACATGAATTATCAAGTAGAATTAAAGAAAAAATCTACTCATTTACTGAAATTCAAACAACAAATGAGGTTTTTGAGCCAAACAATGAATCGCAAACTACAATTAATAAAATTGAAGAAGAAAATATCGTTACTAGTGTTGAACAATACAAAAATAATTTAAGACACGACACTGAAAACTATGATATTTTAGAGGGTGAAGAAGAAAATTTTGTTGAAGAAAAAAATAACACTGATTTATTTTATGATAATGCTTCTATCACACAAGAACAAATTGATGAAGAATTAGATAAATTCACTAATGAAATAAATGAAGATGAATTAACTAATTCAATGGAAAAATCTTTATTTAGGGAAAATTCTACACAACAAAATCAATTAAATGACAATGCGCAAAATGACGATTTTTTCACTTCTGAAACTCAAATTACTCAATCAAATGATTCAATGAATTTTGAAATTAGCGAAGATAATCAAACTGATGAATATTCATTAACTGCCGAAAAGAACGCAATGAATAATGTTTTTGACAAATAA
- a CDS encoding glucose-6-phosphate isomerase: MKTINLKIDKAIKYSELDKYQEKVSKIHNSIKAKTVTEKDWLGWMELPFKLNNDEYQKMTNINQKWINMGIETVVVIGVGGSYLGALAGYEFIYGQYSIKKPSMELVFSGYNVSSESLASQLKYVENKRFAINVISKSGKTLETAIAFREFRKLLEAKVGAVRAKDLIVATTDEKNGVLRELADKKGYKTLIIPDDVGGRFSVLSPVGIFPFMCAGLNTNDILLGAQQAIKDNSSHLIKDNEAYQYAVTRHILSKQNYSLELFVSYEPKLRQIQEWWKQLYAESEGKNGRGIFPASTMFSTDLHSLGQFIQEGSKILFETSLVLKNPNVDYFLTKDEENLDKINYLDGKSLHKVNWAVFEATLQAHNIDANIPNIVIEFDKFDEYNLGYIFQFFMISLTMSAYLLGVNPFNQPGVGVYKSNMSKILPEI; encoded by the coding sequence ATGAAAACAATAAATTTAAAGATTGATAAAGCAATTAAATATAGCGAACTTGACAAGTATCAAGAAAAAGTTTCTAAAATTCATAATTCAATTAAGGCAAAAACAGTTACTGAAAAAGATTGATTAGGTTGAATGGAATTACCTTTTAAACTAAATAATGATGAATACCAAAAAATGACCAATATCAATCAAAAATGAATAAATATGGGAATTGAAACAGTTGTAGTTATTGGAGTTGGTGGCTCATATTTAGGCGCGCTTGCTGGCTATGAATTTATCTATGGACAATACTCAATTAAAAAACCTAGTATGGAATTAGTTTTTAGTGGCTACAATGTTAGTTCAGAAAGTCTTGCATCGCAATTAAAATATGTTGAAAATAAACGCTTTGCAATTAATGTTATTTCAAAAAGCGGTAAAACTCTTGAAACTGCTATTGCATTTAGAGAGTTTAGAAAGCTTTTAGAAGCAAAAGTAGGGGCGGTAAGGGCAAAAGATTTAATTGTTGCAACAACTGATGAAAAAAATGGTGTACTGCGCGAATTAGCTGATAAAAAGGGCTATAAAACATTGATAATTCCTGATGATGTGGGTGGTCGTTTCAGTGTTTTAAGTCCAGTTGGAATTTTTCCATTCATGTGTGCAGGATTGAATACAAATGACATTTTATTAGGAGCACAACAAGCTATTAAAGATAACTCGTCGCATCTTATTAAAGACAATGAAGCATATCAATACGCTGTTACAAGACACATTTTAAGCAAGCAAAATTACTCGCTTGAATTATTTGTTTCATATGAACCAAAACTAAGACAAATTCAAGAATGATGAAAACAATTATATGCAGAAAGCGAAGGGAAAAATGGTAGGGGAATTTTTCCCGCTTCAACAATGTTTTCAACGGACTTGCATTCACTTGGTCAATTTATTCAAGAAGGGTCTAAAATCTTATTTGAGACTTCACTGGTGTTAAAAAACCCTAATGTTGATTACTTTTTGACAAAAGATGAGGAAAATTTAGATAAAATCAATTATCTTGATGGAAAATCATTACACAAAGTAAATTGAGCAGTATTTGAAGCGACCTTGCAAGCACACAATATTGACGCAAACATTCCCAATATAGTAATTGAGTTTGATAAATTTGACGAATACAATTTAGGTTATATATTCCAATTCTTTATGATTTCTTTAACTATGTCAGCTTATTTACTTGGAGTAAATCCATTTAATCAACCTGGCGTGGGTGTATATAAGTCAAATATGAGCAAAATTCTTCCTGAAATATAA